The region GTTTCAAAAGCGTAGTTATCATAGATATGTCTAATTTCTGCAATTAGGTTTAATCCGTCTGTAGAGATGTCATCCAAACGTCCAATAAACGGACTGACGTAAGTCGCACCAGCTTTAGCAGCTAATAACGCTTGACCTGGAGAAAACACTAAAGTGACATTAGTTTTAATTCCTTTATCACTAAAATATTTACAAGCCTTTACACCATCTTTAATCATTGGTAATTTAACCACGATTTGGTCATGTAATTCAGCTAAAGCTTCACCTTCTTTAACCATACCTTCAAAGTCAGTCGAAATCACCTCTGCACTCACATCACCATCCACTATGTTACAAATAGCAACATAATGTTTCATGATATTATCATGACCAGTAATACCTTCTTTAGCCATTAAAGATGGATTTGTTGTCACACCATCTAAAATACCCATGTCTTGGGCGTCTCTAATTTGGTCTAAATTGGCAGTATCAATAAAAAATTTCATTTAAAATATATTTAAGTTGTGTTTAATAATTATTTGGGCGTTTTAACAGGCTGTCACTACTCGCTCTCTTAGAAGATCTCAAACAGAAAGCCTTTACTGAGCAAAGACAAAGTATTACATCCTTAACGCACTACAAAGTTACAATTTAACTTAAGGGACAAAAAAAATGATATGAAATGATATTAACATTTAATCAAAAAAATGAAATGTACGCTTACAATCCAGCTTTTGTTGGTAATAATTCATTTTAAAATCATCATGATTCCATTGTAATCTCCAATCAAAAAGGGTTAACTCAAAATATATAACCCATAAAGAAAACAAACATAAAGTTATCAATATAACTCTTCTAACAATTATAAAAACTCTATGTTTAAGTAAATTTAAAAGCCTAATTATAACATAAAAAAGTAATCCCCAAAAAATCACATTTCCAATAAATCCTGATATAAAAAATTTGCCAGACATAGAAAACACCCAACTTCTATCTGTATTTTGTACAAACGGAAACCCATAAAAATCAGGCCAACGCTCGTCAGTAGCGCAAACAAACTTATAGGATATAAAATTTGGAAGTGTAAATCCTATTGCAAGACATAACGAGGCTAGGATTTTTTTCATATTACAACTTATAATGCTTTATTAACATCTTTTCATACACCTTATCTGGTAACAAAAATTTTAATACTATTGAAAATTTTTGCATAAAAGCACCAACCTTGTAATGTATTTTTGGGTTTTTCGTAATGATAACTTGATATACTTTTTTTGCTACTGCAATTGGTGAACTACTATTATCTACATGGTCGTCAATATCTTTTAACACACTTGGGTACTCAGTATATGGAGAGTCTTTTAAAACTGGTGCATGATAACGTCCTGCAGCAATATTGGTGGCAAAATCACCAGGAGCAATGTTGGTGAATTGTACACCAAAATCTTTAGTTTCTATACGTAAGGCTTCAGTAACAATCTCCAATGCGCCTTTACTTGCACTATAAATTCCTCTGTAGGGTAATCCCATGTATCCAGCAATAGAAGTAATGTTAATGACTAAACCAGACTGTT is a window of Olleya sp. YS DNA encoding:
- a CDS encoding SDR family oxidoreductase, whose amino-acid sequence is MSKVVLITGGSSGIGKSIGEYLTDKRFTVYGTSRNPSNYTNSKFKLVALDVNDITTIANAVQTVIEAEGKLDVLVNNAGVGINGAVEEIPQEQIQHNFNTNFFGPINVIKAVLPHMRQQQSGLVINITSIAGYMGLPYRGIYSASKGALEIVTEALRIETKDFGVQFTNIAPGDFATNIAAGRYHAPVLKDSPYTEYPSVLKDIDDHVDNSSSPIAVAKKVYQVIITKNPKIHYKVGAFMQKFSIVLKFLLPDKVYEKMLIKHYKL
- the fsa gene encoding fructose-6-phosphate aldolase yields the protein MKFFIDTANLDQIRDAQDMGILDGVTTNPSLMAKEGITGHDNIMKHYVAICNIVDGDVSAEVISTDFEGMVKEGEALAELHDQIVVKLPMIKDGVKACKYFSDKGIKTNVTLVFSPGQALLAAKAGATYVSPFIGRLDDISTDGLNLIAEIRHIYDNYAFETEILAASVRHTMHVIDCAKLGADVMTGPLSSIEGLLKHPLTDIGLAKFLADYKKGN